The stretch of DNA GATTAACCACTCAATCTTCTACCAACGGAGCTCATTGCCGGTCCGCATGTCAATACCGCCGTCGCCTCGTGCAATGCAGAAATCGACTGAGGGAAAAGAAAATTTGCAGGCACCTAAGATTTAGCAAAACCATAAAATAATCAGCCTTTTGGAAGTGTTCCCAGGATGACTGGACGAGTGGACCGAGTCTCATCGCTACAGAAAGCAGACACTGAGAGAGAAGAACCATTTGCAGGGCATGCCGCGCGCGGAAACATCGTCTAACACTGAAGCGTCGCGTGTGACGCCAAGCTAGTCAACCTTACTTTGGGGTGCAAGCATTCTGCGTACGTATGGGGTGATGCACATATACAGACCCAACACAATTCCCATGGCTCTAGCAGCTTCTCCACCAACAGCTGCCCCGCTTGATTTGCGCTATATAAACAACAAGAACCAAGCTATGTACGTACACTTGCAAATTGAGCAAAACTTAAGCGCACATACGTACACAGCAGAGCAAATAGTTTACAAGCCAAGGAAAAGATCGATCGAAGAGGAAGATCGGAAACGATGGCCGGCCAAGGAGATGATGTCAAGGTACTGGGCACGGCGGCGAGCATGTTCGCGATCCGCGTGCGCATGGCGCTGCACGTCAAGGGCGTGAGCTACGAGTACCTGGAGCAGGACCTGTTCCGCAAGGGCGAGCTCCTCCTCGCCTCCAACCCGGTGCGCAAGGCCGTCCCCGTGCTCATCCACGCCGGCAGGCCCGTCTGCGAGTCGCTCGCCATCGTCGAGTACGTCGACGAGGTCTGGGCCGGCGCCGCCTCGCTCCTCCCCGCGGACCCCTACGACCGCGCCGTCGCCCGCTTCTGGGCGGCCTACATCGATGACAAGGCTGTCCCCACGTGGATAGGCATCATGAGGGCGGCCACGGAGGAGGACAGGGCGGAGGGGCTGGCCGCTGCGCTCGcggcggtcgcgcccttggaggaCGCCTTCGCCCAGTGCTCTGGCGGGAAGGCCTTCTTCGCCGGCGACTCCATCGGGTACCTCGACCTTGCGCTCGGGTGCAACCTCTTCTGGATCGAGGCGCTGCGCCACATGTTCGGCGTCACGGTCATCGACGCTGGCAGGACTCCACGCCTGGCCGCCTGGGCTGAGAGGTTCGTGCAGACGGAGGCTGCAAAGAAGGCGGCGCCGCCCATGGAAAGCATGTTGGAGGAGGCCGAGAAGCTGCGGGCCATgtgggctgctgctgctgccccGGCTGCCAAGTAATTAGTGGCTAGCTGGGAGAAGCTTCTTAATTCAGTTTTCAGTCGCCACTTTTGTTGGAGGTTTTGCAGTCGTCAATCGTCACCTTTTTTTTTACATCAGCGTCAGTGGTCATTGTTACCTAAAGGATTATAAATTTCATTGTTCTAAGTTGTGTGATTGGTTTCATTGCATATAAAATGGTCTTTATCTTTGTAAAAGTTGTGATTATGCTCCACACTTATATAATTGTGTTAAACTTGCAATTTATACCATGTACACAATTACCAAACATGTTGACAATCTTTGCCCTTCTGGATCCTCACGTCGACAGCGCCGCCTCCACAATCGCGGGAGACAGAGGTCGCGCAGAGAGGGGGTGTTTTTTCTCGAGAGGTTGTAATGGTCTGGGATTAATTCCACACATTGGGAGGAGATGTTTTGTCCCCGGAAAAAAACACAGGACTGGGAGAGAATTGGATGGGTTTTTTTTTTAGGGAAAAACTTTCAATTTGTTCATCAAACATCAAGAGAGTAAAAAGAACGTAAGAAGCAATTAAAAATTACATCCATCTCCGATCTATTCGAGATGTAACCGAATGCATTATATGGAGCAGATGGGGATAAATTCCCGGGGAGGGCTATCCCCGCCAAACCGTGGGCTTTGAACCCCACCCCGGCAAACGAACAAGGCCTCAGCGTGATGCTTTTAGAGAAAAAAGAAACATCCCACCTGAGTTTATTGCCCCCATATATTTGAGCCTTTTGTTGCTCATGGTGGTACAATCATTTCCGCACTCACAATGTACGTGCAGCATATTTGTTGTtattagagcatctacagccacGATGTGCAAATCTGGCCCTCCAAACGCCCGCGAACGCGTCCGGACGCGTTCGCGGACACTAACCGGTCACATTTCAAATAATGCAATCCACATCCGGATACCTCGAATTAGAAACCTCAAATTTATATTATTACATACAACGTAGCGATCTTTAGGCAGAGCTCGTCCGGTTGCCGTGGCCATGCCCAATGACCGGCTACGCTCCCCAGAGTTTTGGTCGGGTCACCGGCAGGGTAGAGTAGGGCATGGGATACGAGCCGGCTCACGGGACTCAAGGCGCCGCCGTCTTCCATGCCCTAATCTTTCTCGTCGGAGCCCGGAACCCGTTGGGTGCCGGTGGACGTCAGATTGACAATGGATCCGTCCTGGGACGAGCCGGTGACATCCACCATAATGCGGTCGTGGCGCCCGGAGTGGTGCACCATATGGGGCGCCGGAGA from Triticum urartu cultivar G1812 chromosome 3, Tu2.1, whole genome shotgun sequence encodes:
- the LOC125545797 gene encoding probable glutathione S-transferase GSTU6 codes for the protein MAGQGDDVKVLGTAASMFAIRVRMALHVKGVSYEYLEQDLFRKGELLLASNPVRKAVPVLIHAGRPVCESLAIVEYVDEVWAGAASLLPADPYDRAVARFWAAYIDDKAVPTWIGIMRAATEEDRAEGLAAALAAVAPLEDAFAQCSGGKAFFAGDSIGYLDLALGCNLFWIEALRHMFGVTVIDAGRTPRLAAWAERFVQTEAAKKAAPPMESMLEEAEKLRAMWAAAAAPAAK